ATGCGCACAGATCGGCAAGCGCGTTCACCTCTCCGCTGCAGCGCAGATCGGCGGCGTACTCGAGCCGGTGAACGCTTCACCGGTCATCATCGAAGACGATGTGCTCGTCGGCGGAAACACGGGCGTGTATGAAGGTACGATCGTGCGCTCGAAGGCCGTGCTCGCGGCTGGAACGATCCTCACGCGTGGCACACCGGTGTATGACCTCGTCAACGGCACGATCCTGAAGGCGACTGCTGAGGCGCCGCTGACGATCCCGGCTGGCGCGGTAGTTGTCCCCGGTTCGCGCGCTGTCACTGCCGGCCACGGCAAGGACATGGGCGTCAGCGTCTACACGCCGGTCATCGTGAAGTACCGCGACGAAAAGACCGACCTGTCGACCGCGCTGGAAGACCTGCTGCGCTAAGCGGCAGTTACCCCAAGTGTTACAAAACGACAAATTTCCGGACCGAACGGAACTCGCCGCACTTTTTCTTCGTCACAAGAGAAATGTGCGGCGACTTATTTGGCGTCATCGTGTTATCAAGAACATCTGTCCTCAGGAGGTGCGTGTGTTTAAGCGTCGATCGCTTTCACTCGTCATGTTAATTTTCGCCGGCGTGCTCGCTGGCTGTGGCGTCGAAAACACGACCTACTCCTCTTGCTCTCCGGGCACGTTGACGAACACGGCCTCCAGCGGCAGTAACTTCACGCTTTCCGCGCCGAACTCCATCCTGACCGTCTATCCCGGTGAAACCACCACCGTCAGCGTCAACGTGAACTCGGTCAACGGCTCGACCGGTACGGTGAACCTCGGAACTACCGCGCTGCCACTCGGCGTCACGCTGACGGGCGGCACCGCCGCCATCGGTTCCACCGCAACGATGACCCTCGCAGCTGGCCTCAACGTCGCAGGCACCTGCTTCACCGGCGTGGTGAACCACATCGAAACAGCGGACCGCACGTTGACCATCACCGGCTCGAACTCCACCGGCAACGCGACGGCGCAGATCGACATGAACGTCGTGCTCGAGAACAAGACCTTCCTGCCGACGACGAACTACCTCCCTGTGGTGAAGATCACCACAACCAACAGCGCGGCGATCACCAGCGAAGATGACTACGTCGATGGCACGATGACGATCACCGACACCGCGAATCCGTCTTACAACTACAGTGGAACGCTCGGCATCAAGGGTCACGGCAACTCGACCTGGCTGATGCCCAAGAAGGCCTATCGCCTCAACCTCGACTCGAAGGCTCCCCTGCTCGGCATGACCTCCGACAGCAACTGGATTCTGCTGGCGAACTATGACGACAAGACCCTGCTGCGCAACGACGTCTCCTCCGAGATCTCACGCCGCTTCAGCATGTTCTGGACGCCATCCAGCACCTTCACAGAGGTCTATCTCAACGGCGAGTACGAAGGCGTCTATCAGCTTTATGAAAAGGTTGAAGTCTCGAAAGCGCGCTTGAACATCGGTTCAATCGACGATGACGACATCAGCGGCACGAACCTCACCGGCGGCTACCTCGGCGAGATCGATGAGCGCAAAGATGAAGACTTCATCTTCAACTCGCAGTACACGCAGCTTGCCATTGGCCTCGATGATCCGGACAACGATGTCGATGTTCAGAACCAGTACTTCAAGACCGCGCTGAACACCGCCGAAGGCTCTTTGTATAGCTCCAACTGGACGGACGCATCGACCGGCTGGCAAGCGTATTGGGACGCGCCTTCAGCCGTGAATTACTTCCTGATCGAAGAGTTTGCGCTGAACCCCGATGCTGGCGATGTCTCAGGTGACTACTTCTACAAGCCACGCAGCGATGCACGGTTCTACCGGGGCCCCGTGTGGGACATGGACATCACCTTCGGCAACGTAAACTACTCGCCGGTGTGGGATCCAACCTACAACTACCTCAACCGCGCTTCAGTCTGGTATGCGCGCCAGTTTGAGGATCCCGCCTTCCCCCCCATGGTGAAGGCACGCTGGCAGGCGATGTACTCGTCGCTGTCGACGATCAACGACTACATCGACACGCGCGCAGCCGTACTGCAGCAGGCACAGGCGAATAACTTTGGCCGTTGGCCGATCCTCGGCGAAAAGGTATGGCCGAACCGCGCAGCGTATGGCTCGTATCAGGCTGAGGTTGATCAGTTGAAGGCGTGGATTACGCAGCGTCTCGCACACATGAACAGCGTCTACGGTCAGTAGACGCTGCGTCCCTGCTACATCTGCACTGTGCCGTCGAGCAGCTTCGTGAACTTGTGCAGCAGCTTGCCGTTAGGATCGATGTGTCGCACGATAATGTGCTCCGTCGTGATCTGGAGATGAGTGAAGCCGTACGTCTCCTGCGAGTACCCGCCATGCCGCTTGCCGGGCAGCGGATACAGGAACTGCCCGCCACCACCCGACATCGCAAACGACGTGTAGTAGCCGCTGATCTCAAGATGCTGCATGTCGTGGTCATGGCCCGCGAGGTACAGCGGCACCTTGTACTGCTGGAAGAGCGGACCCCAGTCGCGAATCAAGGTCTGGTTATCGCCATGCTCGCCGTTTGAAAACAGCGGATGGTGTCCCAGCACAATGGTGAACGGCGCTGTCGTTCCCTGCGCAAGCTCGTTTTCCAACCACTGGATCTGCGCCAGTCGCGAAGCATCGTCCATCGTGTAGAAGTGGCCGGTGGGCAAAGGCTGCGCCGGCTCGTTGGGCATGTTGCTGTCGAGGCATAGAAACGTCACGATCGGATTCACATCCGGAAACGAAACACGGTACGACTGCGCAGGCATCGTCCAGCGAGTCCCCTGCGTCTCTGCAGCGTACTGCTGTTCCGCTTCGTACTTAGAGACGGGCAAGACTTCGTAATCGTGATTGCCGGGGATCGCCAGGGCCGGGCAGTTGAAGGTGTCGTCCGGGTACATCGCCTCAAACTGCGTCTGCCACCGCGTACTGCCCGCGCCGCCGGGCAGCGAACCGTAGAAACTATCGCCCAACATCAGCAGCGCCGAGGGGCTGAGGTTCCATTTCTTCACGTAAGCAGCCATCGCGAAGGCCACCTGAGTCTGCTGTGTAGGCGTGCCATCCTGCCCGTAGTCACCCAGGGCGATGAAGTGCAGCGTGCCGCCAGTAACGGCATCGACCTTCCCCTGCGTGGCATAGTTGATGCCTGATCCGCAGCCAGCCAGCATGGACGCCGCGCTGAACGCGAAGGTGCGTTGCAGAAATTGACGACGATTCAACGGATTTTTCGGATCATCGGCCACAGAGGAATCTCTTTCCGGATGGGGTACGCGACCAGAGACAGCAAATGAAGCAAGCCGCGGCAGAATCTCTGAGCTGCGGCAAAGCGTAGTGCCCTCAATACTCTACGGGGTTAGACGTCATTCTATTGCAGAAAGATGACAGCGCCTGTTTTCGCCTGCGAAAAACGCGCGCAGCGCAAGAGTTATGGCGCGCGGTGCGGGCGCCGCGCAAGTGCTGGGATAAACTGAAGCTCCATGGCAAGTGAAAAACTGCAAGTAATCCCGCTCGGTGGTCTTGGCGAATTCGGTATGAACTGTCTCGCCCTGCGCTACGGTGACGATATTCTCGTTATCGATGCCGGTCTGATGTTCCCCGAAGAAGAGTTGCTCGGCGTCGACATCGTCGTCCCCGACATCAGTTACCTCGTCGAAAACCGCGACAAGGTGCGCGCCATTCTGCTCACCCACGGCCACGAGGACCACATCGGCGGCCTGCCGTGGATTCTCTCCGAGCTGAACGTGCCCGTCTACGGCACCGAGTTCACACTCGCCTACGTCGAAGGCAAGCTCGAAGAGCATCGCCTGCTCGATGACGCCGAACTCATCGAGATGCTGCCCGGTCGCCAGTTCGGCATCGGACCATTCACCGTGCGTCCTATCCGCGTAACGCATTCGCTGGTCGACTGCGTCGCCCTCGCGATCACTACGCCGCTCGGTGTCGTGCTGCACACCGGCGACTTCAAAATCGATCTCTCCTCACCGGACGGTCATCCCTTCGATCTGCAGGCCTTTGCCGAACTCGGCAAGCAGGGCGTGCTGCTGCACCTGCAGGACTCGACCAACGTCGATCGGCCCGGCTTCACGCCCGGCGAACGCGCAGTCATCCCCCGCCTCGACGACATCTTTGCCGCGACCAAGAAGCGCCTCTTCTTCTCCTGCTTCTCGTCGTCGATCCATCGCATCAAGATCGCGATGGACCTGGCCTACAAGCACAACCGCAAGGTCGCGCTCATCGGCCGCTCCATGGACAACTCCACGGAAATCGCGCAGGACCTCGGCTACATCGAGCCACCGCAGGGCCTCATCATCCACCCGAGCAAGATCAAGGAGTATGCGCCTCACGAAGTATGCGTGATGATCTCCGGTACTCAGGGTGAACCGATGAGCGCACTCTCACGCGCCGCAGTCGACAACCACAAGTACGCGAAGATCGAAGCGGGCGACACCGTGCTGCTCAGTTCGCGCGTCATCCCCGGCAACGAGAAGTCGATCTACCGCGTTATCGATCATCTCGAGCGCCGCGATGCCCGCGTCATCCACGACGACGGCACGAACGGCCTCATCCACGTCTCCGGCCACGGCTCGGCAGAAGAGCTGCGCATGATGATCAACCTCACGCAGCCGAAGTACTTCATCCCTGTGCACGGCGACTACCGCCACCTGAAGCGTCACGTCGAGCTCGCGAAGTCGACCGGTATTCCCGAGAAGGTGCTGCTGCTCGAAGACGGTGACGTTCTCGAGATCGACAGCCGCGGCGCAGAGAAGGTGGGCAAGGTCAACGTCGGTCGCGTCTGCATCGACAACAACTCCACCGCTGACGTCGTACTCGACACCGTCATTCGCGACCGCAAGCACCTTGGCTCCGACGGCCTCTTCCTGCCGATCATCGCGATCAACAAGCAGACCGGTGCGATCGAAGGCATGCCGGAGATCACCACGCGCGGCTTCGTCGCAGACGACCCCGAGCTCCTGCGCAACGCACGTGACGTCGTACGCCGCACCATCGAGGAGTCCAGCGGCGAAGAGCGCAAGGACTACGGTGTCATGAAGGACAAGGTGCGCGGCGATCTCAAGCGATTCATTCAGAAGAACGCCAACCGCCGTCCGCTCATCATGCCGATCATTCTCGAGCTGTAAGCAGCAATGCAAGAAAGCTCCCTCTTCGGAGGGAGCTTTTTTTTGTGGGACACTCCCCTTACGCAAGCTCGGACTCCGCAAAGGCGAAGCGCTCAACGTGCCGCCACGGCCCGTCGAGGTACTCCCACCAGTCGAGCCCGACCGCTTCACAACGCCAGGGCTCGAACGAGCGCAAGAGCTCTTCATACAAGCCACGCGCCTCATGCGGCGGTACCTTATTCTGCACGACGACGTGCGGCTGAAACCGCTGCTGGTCCTGCGGAATCAGCTCTGCCACGAAGCGACGTGCCAACGCGTCGTGGAGCGCCAGCAAGGCGGAAGACTCCAACCGATACGCGCTCCCGCGTCCCAGAAAACGGACGCCGGTGATGCTCACGTCGAAGCGGCGCCGCGGCGACGATTCCTCCCGCAACATTCTGCGTGTGGCATCCTCCAACGGCAGCCGGTGAAAGAGTGTCACGTGCGCGGGGATTCGGTTGAACGCTGGCGGAAAGTACAGACGGCGAAGGCCCTCGAAGCGCGCTTGCGACGCAACATCGAGGGCCAATGTCAGTACGGTGGTCGACACCTGCTACTCGCCGTCAGCCTCGGCCGTTACGCTTGACTCGAGCGGCTTACGCGCAAAGTAATACAGGCTGAACGCCAGCAGGCCGAAAGCCACGACGCTTACGCCATCGTGATGCAGCGGGTTCGTCTCGCTGAAGTGCCAGACCGTCTTGTGGCTCAACGACTCGTAGAGCTTCGCGCAAACGCCAACCAGCCCCATGATGCCGCCCGCAGCGATCAGGCCCGAAGCATAAAGCGAACCGGGCGAAACCTCTTCGCTCAGTTCGTCCGCGCCGTGGCCCGAACGCTTCAAAGCTTCGTCCACAAGCCAGCGAATGACGCCACCGCAGAAGATCGCGAGCGTCGTGCCGATCGAGAGATACGCGCCCACAGCGAACGTGAGCGAGCGAATGCCGAGCAGTTCGATGCCGATGACCAGCATCACGCCGAGCGTCACCAGCCCCCACGCCAGCTTGCGGCTCAGGATGCCGTTGATCACGGTGGCCATCAAGCGGCCCTGCGGCGCAGCCACGGTCTCACTGCCAATGCCCTGCACCCACTGCACTTCAATCTGCTGCGTCTGCGGGTTGTAGAGGTACTTGCCGTCCTCAAGCGTGGTCGAACCGATCGCGTTGAGCAGAATGTAGCTTCGCGTATTGCCAAGGTCGGTGTGCGTCACATCGCCGTTCGCGGCCTTCACCGTCAACGAGACATGGTCGCGTGTGAATGCACCCTGGTTGGAGACGCCATCGGGCAAAGCCGCGAGCGAAACCTGCTTCACCACCGGCATCTTCTGGAAGCTTTCGAGGCCGCGGTTCATCGCGTTCATCGTCAGGCCGATCGAGAAGGTCGAGATGATAACGCCGACCATCAGCGCTACCTGCTGCTTCCACGGCGTCGCGCCGATCAGGAAGCCGGTCTTGAGGTCCTGCGAAGTGTCGCCCGCGTTCGAGGCCGCGATGCAGACGATGCCGCCGATGGTGATCGCCAGCGCGCCGAACGCCGGAGCCGTCCAGCCCTTCACAAGGAAGATCGCGGCCGTCGCCATCAGCGTAGCGATCGTCATGCCGCTCACCGGCGACGAGCTCGAGCCGACGATGCCCACGATGCGCGCCGAGACCGTCACGAAGAGGAAGCCGAAAACGAGCACGAGGACCGCTGCAGCGATATTCGCCAGCAGCCCCACCTGAGCGCCGGGCACAGGCTTGAAGTAGAGGAAGATGACGATGAGCGCGAGCAACACAGCGCTGCCGCCGAAGATCACCCAGTTCGGCAGATCGTGCTCCGTGCGCGAGGTCACAGTCGCTTCGCTCACCGCTGCCTTCTTGCCCATAGAGCCCTTCAGCGCGCCGATGATCGTCGGCGCCGTGCGGCACAACGTAATGAGGCCGCTGGCGGCCACCGCGCCTGCGCCCATCGGACGAATGTACGTCTTCCAAAGCGCCGACGGATCCATCATGCTGATGGGGATCGTGCCGGGATACAGCGGCCCGTTCAGGTGCTTGCCGAAGAAGACGATGGCGGGCATCAGCACCAGCCAGGAGAACACGCCGCCCGCAAGCATCACCGCCGCAATGCGGATGCCGATGATGTAGCCCACGCCAAGGTACTCCGGCGTAACGTCCGCGCGCAGTGACGCGCCTTTGAGGATCTGCTGCCCTGCCGGGTCAAAGTTCAGATCAGCCTTCGGGGTGGACGGGAACAGACCGAGCAGGCCGTCGTTCTGGAAGAGCGTGTACGCACCGCCGATGCCAAGGCCCAGGAAGACGCGGCTGGCGAAGGAGCCGCCCTGCTCGCCGGCCTTCAACACGTCGGCGCACGCTGTGCCTTCGGGGTACGTGAGTGTGCCATGCTCTTCCACAATGAGCTGGCGGCGCAGCGGGATCATGAACAGCACGCCAAGCCAACCGCCGAAGAGCGCCAACGCGAAGATGCGGAAGCTCTCAAGATCAAAGCCGAGGAAGATCAGCGCGGGCAGCGTGAAAATGACGCCCGAAGCGATCGACTGACCGGCGTTGCCGGTCGTCTGCACAATGTTGTTTTCGAGAATCGATGCCTTGCCGAACGCGCGCAGAATCGAGATCGACAGCACCGAGATCGGAATCGACGCCGCCACGGTGAGGCCCGCCTTCAGGCCAACGTAAACCGTCACCGCCCCAAAGATAATGCCAAAGATGGAGCCGAGAATCAGCGCCCTGGCGGTCAGCTCCTTGGGCGATTCACTCGCCGGTACAAAGGGACGAAAAGTCGTACGTTCGGCCATTAGAAAAACATCTCCCTACCATTACGGTGCGTTATGAGGGAGTGTATCAGCGGCTAAGGTGTGTTTGCTGACGAGGCGCTCGCCGCGCAATGCTGCTGAACCCACGCGACATATTCCGCGTAAAGCGGCTCCCGCACCATGCGCTTCAGCGCGCGGACGTGCGGATCGTCAAGGTTCCGCCCCTCGCTGCGCACCTTCATGAAGTGAACCCCGGTTGCAAGCGGCCCACAATCGCCTGCCACGGCCATCTCCTTGGTCTTCAGTAAGGAATACTCGAACGCTGCCTGCTCGCTGCGGTCCTGACGACGCTGCTCTGGTGCAGTGGTCTGGTAATAGTGCAGGTGACCGATTTCGTGAAACAGCACGACCACCATCCGGTTGTCGTCGAACTGCGGCCGCGGGTGGTCGAGGAAGTCGAGATCGATCGTGATGACGCCGTTGGGTCTGGCGTTCGCGACGGAACGCGCGATGCGCCCACCACGCTCGAAGCGAATCTGCCGGATCAGCGCATCGTGCTGCTGAATGTCACTGAACGAAGCGTAAAACTTGGGAAACTGAGATTTCGACGCCTGCAGCACAGCCTTCACCTCGGCATCGCTGACAGAAGTTCCTTCTGGCGCTCTTTGCGCAACAACCAGGCCGGGCAGCAGACAGCAGACGAGTGTCAGTCGGCGCAGCACGTAGCCTAGCTCGCGACTTCGAGCGATCTTCCGAAGCGGCTCACGATCGCCAGACGCTCGCCACCGAGAATCCGCTTGGCTTGCGAACGTGCATGGCTCGCCCACGGGCCCTGCGGATCGAGCTGCGCGTACGCCGTCCAATGCTTCAGTGCGCGGCGCGGCTCCTGCAGTCGTTCAAATGCCAGCGCAAGGTTGTAATGCGCGTCCGCATACTGCGGCACCAGCGCCAGGGCTCGCTCGTAAGCCTTGATCGCCTCAGGCAGCTTCTGCATCTCGTCCAGCACGTTGCCGAGGTCAAAGAACGCCAGCGCGTACTCCGAGTCAGCTTCCGTGGCCTGGCGATACAGGCGCTCTGCGCCGAGGAAATCGCGCTCGTTGTAATGGATGGTGCCGAGGTTGATCGCAGCCGCAGCGTGCGCCGGGTCGGCGGCCAGAATCTCCTTATAGAGCGCCTTCGCTTCTGCAAGTGTCGCGGGCTGCTCCTCCAGACGCACCGCGCGCAGGAACATCTCCTGCAGCTCGCCGGGATGCGGCAATGCCTCAAACGCATTGCGATCGACGATCGAGATGCCCTGCGGCGAGAAATCAAAGTCGAAGCCGAGCTGGCCGGTCATGGGGTCAACCAGCGCCCCGCCCTGCCGGAACGCCACGCGCGTGCCGTTCGAAACCGCCACGGACTCCAGCAGAGGATTCGCCATGCCCGCCACCTTGCGCATCGCGTCGACAGACTCGCGAATACCCCTTACCGAAATGCGGGTCTTGGCGAGGTCGCGCAGCTTGCGGAGCTGCACCAGGTGATCAAACGTATATTGCTCAGCGACAGAAACCAGCCCCGCACGCTCCCAGGATGCCAACTGCCGCGACGGCAGACGGAGAATGCGGAGTACATCTTCACGGCGATATCGGCTCACGGCAGCGCTCGTCTTTCGGATGCAAGAACTCAATGACACTCTCCAGCCGAACCCGCCTTAGCTGGATTCCTTGAGATGGAGTATGCGTGTAGTTATTGCCGCATTCAAGAGTTTCGTGCATGGCTTTTGCGAAAAGACGTGGATAACTCGAACCAACGATGGTTCATCCTGACTTTTCAACAGCAAAGCACGTTCCAACAGGCTTTCCACCCATGCGTTGCGTAGACTCGGCTCGATGAAACTTCGCTCGACGCTGCTGCTCTTTGCTCTGCTTCCGCTGGCCGGTTGCCGCTCCACTCCGGCCGTGAACGGCGGCTTCGAAAGCCACTACGCGCCCGCCGAAAACCTCGAAGCCATCGACACCTCGAACTTCCGCACTGCGCAACGCAGCATCGAACTCTGCGCCTACAGCCTCACCGACCACCTGCTCGCGCAGGAGCTCATCAACGCCGGCAAGCGCGGCGTGCGGGTGAGGATCTATCTGGACCAGGTACAGACGCAGGGCGAACTCGCGCGCGAGGACAAGTCCCAGGAGCGCGTGCAGGATGAAGAGTCCGACGACCTCAGCAAGTTCGATGTACTGCGCTCGCTCGCAGCCACGCCCAACGTCTCGGTCGAGGTGAAGCGCTCGAAGACGCTGATGCACCTGAAGAGCTACGTCGTGGACGGCAGCCTGCTGCGCTCAGGCTCAGCGAACTTCTCGCCCACCGGAGAAAAGCGCCAGGACAATGACCTGACGCTCACTCGTGACACAGCTGCCGTCGGCCGCTTTGAACGCAACTTCGAGGTGCTCTGGGCGCGACGCGATAACGTCGGCCTCGACAATCTGCGCCGCTAGCGCAGATTCACCCAGCGCCCTTCAACCTTTTTCTTACCGATGGCGTCGAGGACGCGTGCCTCTTCCTGCCCCAGCCTCGTGCGGCATTTCGCAGTGTCGTTTCCGCTGGTGGACTGGATGCGGCAGGCCCGCAGCGCGAAGAGCAGATCGTTCACCTCCGCGAGCGCGCGCTCCTCGCGGTCGGTGCTCGTCATAGCCTTCAGATTGCCGTAGACGGTTTCCACGTTCTGCATCTGGCTCGTAAGCTGCTCCGGCGCTGCGGCCAGGTCGACCGCGTCCACGGCATCGACGGTGCTCTCCACCGCAGTGACGAAGGTGTTGCTCAGCGGCTCCCCTTCGGGACGCACTTCGCGCGGCGTCTGCGCAGCGACTCCCGCAGAAGCCATCATCAACACCACCGCCAAGCCCCAACGCTTCGTCGCCATCCACTCTCCCCTTGCGGCATCACCATGCCCTTCTCCGAACATAAACCGTCGCGCCGGCTTGGGATCAGAGCGACGACGCAACTATTCGCCAGCGCGATTTGGTTTTCCACGCAATTTTCCGTAGAATGAACTCAAGGAAGTTGGCCGATGTAGCTCAGTTGGTAGAGCAGCTGATTCGTAATCAGCAGGTCAACGGTTCGAGTCCGTTCATCGGCTCCATTACGCCAAGCTTTCTGAATGACCGCCGCTCGCGAGAGCGGCTTTTATTTTTCCCCGCGACATTCTCTGTTCAATTACGACCGCGTTTTCCACAAACGCAAAAGAGCCGCCCGGCAACAGGGCGGCTCTTTCATCTATGGGAGGCAGTTCCAACGGAGGCAAAGCCATCAGAACTCTCTGGTGCAAGAGTATGGTCGGTGTTCCCGCATGTCAAGGTATTCCGCAGGGAAATCATAAACCGTTCTACTTCAATCACTTGCGCGCTTTTCCGGCGGTTTAGCGGGTTTCTTCCGGGTTTTCTGGCCGCTCGACGGATTTTTCCTGTGCAAAGCTCGCGGGAGCGTTCTGCGGATCGAGGTGAAGGCTCAAAAACTCCACTTCTGCAGCCGCGGGCTTGCCGCGTAGCACGCGAATGGCCGCTCTGCCGCCGCCCAGGAAGAGCCCCAGCAGGACCGCCGCTGCGCAGAGGACGCCGGAGAGGATCATGATGTTCGCCAGCAGGCTTGCGGTCTTGCGCACCTCGCTGTGGAACTCCGGCGGAGGATTACCGCGCTCGGTCGAGGCGATCTGCTTCATATGGACGCCATCGATCATCGCCTGCGCCGCTGCTGGTGAGAACGTGCCGCTCGCCAACACTACCAGCAGGGCTTCACGCTTCACCTTGGCCGTCTCGAACTTCGGGCCAAGCCCAGGCAGAACAGCCTGCACATGCTTCAGCGAGGCGGTGGCGATCTGCGGCGTCGGGTAGAAGAAAAGCGTCAGCGTTTCTTCACCCCGCTTGTCCTTATAAGTGGCGGTCACGGCTTCCCCGCTCTTTTCCCAGCCAAGACCAGCGGAAGGCAGCACGCCGCCCTCGCCCGAGTAAGTCGCCGCGCCGAGCGCGTAGCGGACACTGCCGTCCACCAGCGACTTCGTCGGGAGATACGTTGGCAGCAACGGCGGTTGAGCGGCCGAACCGCGAACCGCAGGCAGCGAGCCAGCGAGCGGCTTCAGCGCCTCAACATCGGCACGCGTTACCGGATAGGCCACCACGACGGTCGCGCCCTGCTGAAAGAGGATCGCGTTCTCGCCGACAGCATCGGAGGCACCGAGCGACTTCTCGTCCTTGAGGCCCGGCTTGCGAACGAGCGTGTAAGCACTCCACGCTCCGGAGAAGTCCCCGAACTGAACCGCTTCGACGCGCATCACGCGTCCGCCGGGGCCGACGAAGCTAGTCACCTCCGAGCGCTGCGGATTCGCCTCCTGCAGTGCGGCGTGGTTCGCATTCACCAGCGACATCGCCGGTTCTGCGGTGGGAGCCTGCGCGCTGGCATCGGCCTTCCACGCACCGAAGGCGGGCGGCAACAGAGAGGCGTGCGCGGGTACGAGCGTCGCGGAGTTCTGCGCCAGAGCGGCGGAAGCGGAAGCACCGAGGAGCAAAGCTCCGAGGGCGCTGAAAAGGGTGCGGCTGCGTCGCGTCATCATCTACACCTTCGAGACTACACGCGGTCGAAGGACGCCGCACGAGCCTCCTTATTAGACACCGCTCGCGCGCATCGGTTCCCTTCGCGAAACTCCTCAACTCATCGGGTTAGAATCACCTGCATGGGTATGCGCATTGGTCTCGGCTTCGACTCTCACGCTTTCAAGGCGGATGTTCCGCTCGTCATCGGCGGGCTGAAGATCGATCATCCTGAGGGCCTGGCCGGACACTCCGACGGCGACCTGCTGCTGCACGCCATTACCGACGCTCTGCTCGGCGCAGTTTCTGCTGGCGATATCGGCACGTTCTTCCCGCCGACCGACCCGAAGTGGAAGGGCACCGACTCGACCGTCTTCCTGAAGACGGCGCTCGAGGAAGTCGCGCTCGCTGGCTACAAGATCGTGAACCTGGACTGCGTGCTCATCATGCACCGCCCCAAGATCGTGCCGATCGCCGAGAAGATGCGCGAGCGCGTTGCAGACCTGCTGGGCATCGACATGAAGGACGTGAGCCTGAAGGGCAAGACCCCTGAAGGTCTTCCGCAGGATGGCACCGCGGTAGCGCACGTCGTCGTGCTGCTGGAGTCGATCACGATTCCCGACGAGCACAAGCACCTGACGCTGCACGCTGAAGCTCCGCTCGACGCAGACATCGACGGCGTAGTGGGCGAACTCGTCCGCGACACGCACGACATCTCGGCCCTCGGCCGCAAGGTGCCCGCCTTCGATCCCGGCGACGACCTCACCTAATGAAGCCGCTCACACTCGCTCTGCCGCTCGCGTTGTGCCTCTGCGCTTCGTCCGCTCACGCGAGCGATAAGAACCTGCATCCGTCGTTTCCCATGGATGACGGCAAGGCTACGCTGACCTTTGACTTCACGAACGCCCCCGACCTCGCGGACTGGGGCATGGAGAAGATCGCGCCAGCGATCGAGCGCTGGTATCCGCGCATTGCGACGATGCTCGCCTCGCCCGGCTTCCATGCGTCGAAGACCGTCGTCGTCGAGTTCAAGACGCAGACGAATGTGCCTGCTTATACCGAGGGCCACACCATCACGGCGAACGCGGAGTACTTCCGCAAGCGACCTCAAGACGTAAACGCGCTGGTCCACGAGGCCACGCATGTCATTCAGGCATACGGCTCAGCGGACAATCCATCGTGGCTCGTTGAGGGCCTGGATGACTATATCCGCTTCTACATCGTCGAGCCCGAGACCAACGGCGCAACGATCAAGCCGGAGCGCATCGCGAGCGTGCACTACAACGACAGCTACCGCACCACGGCGAACTTCCTTCACTGGCTAGTGAA
Above is a genomic segment from Granulicella cerasi containing:
- a CDS encoding CotH kinase family protein; this encodes MFKRRSLSLVMLIFAGVLAGCGVENTTYSSCSPGTLTNTASSGSNFTLSAPNSILTVYPGETTTVSVNVNSVNGSTGTVNLGTTALPLGVTLTGGTAAIGSTATMTLAAGLNVAGTCFTGVVNHIETADRTLTITGSNSTGNATAQIDMNVVLENKTFLPTTNYLPVVKITTTNSAAITSEDDYVDGTMTITDTANPSYNYSGTLGIKGHGNSTWLMPKKAYRLNLDSKAPLLGMTSDSNWILLANYDDKTLLRNDVSSEISRRFSMFWTPSSTFTEVYLNGEYEGVYQLYEKVEVSKARLNIGSIDDDDISGTNLTGGYLGEIDERKDEDFIFNSQYTQLAIGLDDPDNDVDVQNQYFKTALNTAEGSLYSSNWTDASTGWQAYWDAPSAVNYFLIEEFALNPDAGDVSGDYFYKPRSDARFYRGPVWDMDITFGNVNYSPVWDPTYNYLNRASVWYARQFEDPAFPPMVKARWQAMYSSLSTINDYIDTRAAVLQQAQANNFGRWPILGEKVWPNRAAYGSYQAEVDQLKAWITQRLAHMNSVYGQ
- a CDS encoding metallophosphoesterase — protein: MADDPKNPLNRRQFLQRTFAFSAASMLAGCGSGINYATQGKVDAVTGGTLHFIALGDYGQDGTPTQQTQVAFAMAAYVKKWNLSPSALLMLGDSFYGSLPGGAGSTRWQTQFEAMYPDDTFNCPALAIPGNHDYEVLPVSKYEAEQQYAAETQGTRWTMPAQSYRVSFPDVNPIVTFLCLDSNMPNEPAQPLPTGHFYTMDDASRLAQIQWLENELAQGTTAPFTIVLGHHPLFSNGEHGDNQTLIRDWGPLFQQYKVPLYLAGHDHDMQHLEISGYYTSFAMSGGGGQFLYPLPGKRHGGYSQETYGFTHLQITTEHIIVRHIDPNGKLLHKFTKLLDGTVQM
- a CDS encoding ribonuclease J, which produces MASEKLQVIPLGGLGEFGMNCLALRYGDDILVIDAGLMFPEEELLGVDIVVPDISYLVENRDKVRAILLTHGHEDHIGGLPWILSELNVPVYGTEFTLAYVEGKLEEHRLLDDAELIEMLPGRQFGIGPFTVRPIRVTHSLVDCVALAITTPLGVVLHTGDFKIDLSSPDGHPFDLQAFAELGKQGVLLHLQDSTNVDRPGFTPGERAVIPRLDDIFAATKKRLFFSCFSSSIHRIKIAMDLAYKHNRKVALIGRSMDNSTEIAQDLGYIEPPQGLIIHPSKIKEYAPHEVCVMISGTQGEPMSALSRAAVDNHKYAKIEAGDTVLLSSRVIPGNEKSIYRVIDHLERRDARVIHDDGTNGLIHVSGHGSAEELRMMINLTQPKYFIPVHGDYRHLKRHVELAKSTGIPEKVLLLEDGDVLEIDSRGAEKVGKVNVGRVCIDNNSTADVVLDTVIRDRKHLGSDGLFLPIIAINKQTGAIEGMPEITTRGFVADDPELLRNARDVVRRTIEESSGEERKDYGVMKDKVRGDLKRFIQKNANRRPLIMPIILEL
- a CDS encoding 2'-5' RNA ligase family protein — its product is MSTTVLTLALDVASQARFEGLRRLYFPPAFNRIPAHVTLFHRLPLEDATRRMLREESSPRRRFDVSITGVRFLGRGSAYRLESSALLALHDALARRFVAELIPQDQQRFQPHVVVQNKVPPHEARGLYEELLRSFEPWRCEAVGLDWWEYLDGPWRHVERFAFAESELA